From a region of the Kwoniella mangroviensis CBS 8507 chromosome 1 map unlocalized Ctg01, whole genome shotgun sequence genome:
- a CDS encoding DNA repair protein produces the protein MSTPSTSTPTPPTLTPSQARLAALNRLKAKNKLTSTTNATAGPSTRDNDGSGGHPYVHKAGNVPSTARNMVQQQQQSKDEAQAPLRRDPGLGKYFEYDLSKLHNSRGGFLTEEDKEGDRIKSIVELAREKEREKRMIREGEEPAIIIDKSPRCVECNTLEINHQFLKVFDVTVCKNCEKKYPEKYSLLTKTECKEDYLLTDPELKDEDLLPHLLRPNPHASTYSNMMLFLRIQVEKVAWDKWGGPEGLDNEWKRREEFKKRKREEKFEQGLRDLRKRTRNNLYQRKQESEHIHQFEDADEMVDESGDRKVLQRCFGCGAEQEIEVL, from the exons ATGTCTACCCCATCTACCTCCACACCAACCCCACCAACCCTCACTCCCTCACAAGCACGTCTGGCAGCTCTCAACAGGCTCAAAGCGAAGAACAAGCTCACCTCGACTACCAATGCTACGGCTGGACCTTCGACGAGGGATAATGATGGGTCAGGGGGCCATCCATATGTCCATAAGGCGGGTAACGTACCATCAACAGCGAGGAATATGGtccagcagcaacagcagtCCAAGGATGAGGCGCAGGCGCCGTTAAGGAGAGATCCAGGATTA GGAAAATATTTCGAGTACGATTTAAGTAAATTACATAATTCCAGAGGAGGTTTCTTGActgaggaagataaagagggAGATAGGATAAAGAGTATTGTGGAATTGGcgagggagaaagaaagggagaagaggatgataagagaaggtgaagaacctG caatcatcattgataaaTCACCTAGATGTGTTGAGTGTAATACCCTAGAAATCAACCATCAATTCCTGAAG GTATTCGATGTGACCGTTTGTAAAAATTGTGAAAAGAAATATCCTGAGAAGTATTCCCTTTTAACCAAGACGGAGTGTAAAGAG GATTACCTCTTAACGGATCCAGAGTTAAAAGAcgaagatcttcttccccaCTTACTCCGACCAAACCCCCACGCATCGACATATAGCAATATGATGTTATTCCTCCGTATACAGGTTGAAAAAGTCGCGTGGGATAAATGGGGTGGTCCAGAAGGACTGGATAATGAGTGGAAAAGACGTGAGGAATTtaaaaagaggaagagggaagagaagttCGAACAGGGTTTgagaga TCTACGTAAACGTACTCGAAACAACTTGTATCAGCGTAAACAGGAATCCGAACATATACATCAATTTGAAGATGCCgatgagatggtggatgaATCTGGTGATAGAAAGGTTTTACAGAGATGTTTTGGCTGTGGAGCTGAACAGGAGATAGAGGTTTTGTAG